TGCCTGAGATCACGGGGTTGGCAAGTAGACTGGGCATCAGCTCACGAAGAAGGTTCTGAACACGCACCAGGCGACCTCCAGAGAAAGGCCAGGTGTGGGGATTGTGGCACCCCCGGCAGCGGTGAGGGCACCCTTGTGCGAAAAACACGAACCGCACACCTGGCCCGTCCACGACACTCTCAGCGTTCATCCCGGCCAGCCTGACAAACGCTGAAGCCTGTTTGGATCCCACGGGAGCGCGCTGCTGGGATCTCCTCACTCTAACACTGCCCCCCACTGGTGTCCCGACCGATCCGAGAGTTCCGCCACTTTGGCTTCGTTGAACCTGTCTATTGTGGACAGATAGCCCGTAATCCGCCTGATCCTGCTGATTCTCGTTGACCCACACGAAGGGCATGCGGAGGGCACTATGCCCGAAAACCCACAGGAAACACACTCATCTATCGGGAAGTTGATTCCCCCGTAGCCCATGTCTGAAGCGGCCATGGCCCGGACTATCCGTTCCACCGCTTCGACGTTGTATAGAGGGGGTGATGGCAACTCAACATAGGATATGTGTCCAGCATTAGTGAGCGTGTGATACTTGCCTTCTCGAGACAGCTTCTGCCATATACTTGTAGGGAAGCTCACGGGAAGGTGGAAGCTGTTTGTGTAGTATGGGCGATCTGTGACGCCTTTGACTGGACCGAATCTCTCACGGTCTATGCTAACGAACCTACCCGACAGGCCCTCCGCCGGAGTGGCAAGCAATGTGTAGTTCAGGTCATACTCTTCCGCGAAGCGATCGACCTGCGTGCGCATGAAGCCCACGATGGAGTAGCCAAGCTTGTCCGCCTCTTCATCTTCACCGTGGTGCTTACCTCGAAGCACCTTGAGAGTCTCTGCGAGACCGATGAACCCAATAGACAGTGTGCCATGCTTGATGGCTGGTCCAATCTCATCGTCCTCAGACAAGTTCTTCGAGTCCATGTACAGGTGTTGGCCCATGAGGAATGGCATGTCACGAACGCGTAACCTACTTTGGATTTCGTACCTGTGATGGAGTTGCCTCGCGCACAGTTCTAGTCTACTCTCAAGGCGTGCCATGAAGCGATCCTCATCGCCGTCCGCCTCAAGTGCCAATCTGGGAAGGTTTATCGAGGTAAACGACAGGTTACCACGTCCCGAGCTACACTCATCACCGTGTCTGTTGGCAATCACACGGGTCCGGCAGCCCATATAGGCCACCTCATCCGAATACTGATCGTTGAAAGACGAATCCATGAAGCTGAACGTGGGGTTCATTCTTCTGGCTGCTACACGGCATGCCAGCCTGAACAGATCGTAGTTGGGATCACCTTCGTGGAAGTTGACGCCTGCTTTGACCCGGAAGATCACATTAGGGAAAAGCGGGGTCTCGCCCCTCCCCAGGCCCCGCTCATACGCCTCCAACAGGCACCGAGTTACAAGTCGCCCCTCGGGCGATGTGTCTGATCCCAGGTTGATGCTGGAGAACGGGACTTGAGCTCCGGCTCTACTGTGCATGGAATTGAGGTTGTAGATGAGGCCTTCCATAGCCTGATATACCTCCGCATGCTCCCGGCCGCGGACATACGGAGCCATATCCTTATCAAAGTGGGCGAAAGACTGGCCGCCATGCATATCATTCTGGCAACTCTGAAGTATTATCGCGGCAAGCGCGGCGGCCGAGCCTGGTCTTCGGGGAGGACGGACATAGCCGTGTCCGGCGTTGAACCCGTTCTCGAGCAGCTCCCCGAGAGGTATCTGAAGGCACGTAAGCGTCTTTCCGTAATAGTCCAAGTCGTGTATGTGGATGTCGCCGTCACGATGTGCGCGCGAGATGTCATCGGGGATCACTCGGTTGAGATAGTATTGTCTGCTTGCTGCAGATGCGATCTGAAGCATCTTGGCTGACGGAGAGTTCCCCACGTTGGCATTCTCGCGGCTGGTCTCTTTGAGAATGTCCGATACGATATCCATGAGTTCCGATTTACCTTCACGTATCCGTGTGCGCTTGGCCCGATACAGTATGTACGCCTTCGCTGTCTGAGCGTGCCCTTCTTCGATTAGGACCT
The Bacillota bacterium DNA segment above includes these coding regions:
- the nrdD gene encoding anaerobic ribonucleoside-triphosphate reductase, giving the protein MFTVIEKRDGRLVPFDKRRIADAIFRAAQSVGGRDRQLAMDLADKVVSYLLSKNGPGCIPSVEQVQDVVEKVLIEEGHAQTAKAYILYRAKRTRIREGKSELMDIVSDILKETSRENANVGNSPSAKMLQIASAASRQYYLNRVIPDDISRAHRDGDIHIHDLDYYGKTLTCLQIPLGELLENGFNAGHGYVRPPRRPGSAAALAAIILQSCQNDMHGGQSFAHFDKDMAPYVRGREHAEVYQAMEGLIYNLNSMHSRAGAQVPFSSINLGSDTSPEGRLVTRCLLEAYERGLGRGETPLFPNVIFRVKAGVNFHEGDPNYDLFRLACRVAARRMNPTFSFMDSSFNDQYSDEVAYMGCRTRVIANRHGDECSSGRGNLSFTSINLPRLALEADGDEDRFMARLESRLELCARQLHHRYEIQSRLRVRDMPFLMGQHLYMDSKNLSEDDEIGPAIKHGTLSIGFIGLAETLKVLRGKHHGEDEEADKLGYSIVGFMRTQVDRFAEEYDLNYTLLATPAEGLSGRFVSIDRERFGPVKGVTDRPYYTNSFHLPVSFPTSIWQKLSREGKYHTLTNAGHISYVELPSPPLYNVEAVERIVRAMAASDMGYGGINFPIDECVSCGFSGIVPSACPSCGSTRISRIRRITGYLSTIDRFNEAKVAELSDRSGHQWGAVLE